A window of the Agrococcus jejuensis genome harbors these coding sequences:
- a CDS encoding helicase-related protein, whose amino-acid sequence MTNLTQEQQAALDHLRSAYVGPEQGDREFLRARPDLHYVIGHLFPKETPVADALEQSDVEADADASADDDVANLRPQEWKPSSLAVSFVTDAPQLKVDVEVATYDREEVDAINGWRRRPWNGAPVRVSEAQPSARLDVDGRTARIDSVWRAHPLGRLVTVSIRNEEPEPPEPADLAASMLFQVALRVRPEGGAILEYVKMAVRLQNDEAEELALRFRSKRLFAVGHGVAVEWDPSDDADRCFEVRTSSLPWDIVPAIQTTSFDAEDPRAETMRLQFLMSVESSTETVLATLGSFVDAYDEWLKAIGLRISALSGPLQPPARRIEHRAAATSARMRAGIDALRDPQVALAFSLAMEAMRLQMMQSATAQGVIDPREPSWRPFQLGFILSALASTIEPSHPDRDLVDLIWFPTGGGKTEAYLGLAAIEVVLRRLRHGDAGGGTAVITRYTMRLLTAQQFQRTALLVCALEQLRTSPTGRLRGLAPFSIGLWVGNETTPGSRKDAIARLKDLYKVDDPREANPFQVEACPWCATPLLPEKRTSDTAAYGPVQHGARVILRCPSANCVFRDGLPMEVVDEDIFEHPPTIVLATVDKFARFQFQARASRILGIDTGFLQPSLVIQDELHLLSGPLGTTVGVFESAILALLEQKGSRPKIVASTATIRSAEEQVGGLYARRVALYPPAGIDEDDNFFSEQDSSGEGRLYVGLMPVSLPQATSLISTITPMFELPFVVTGDDAVPFDSFWTLVAYHNSLRELGRTSNHIVDDVGARLASRATELGLPTREIRADGLIELTSRKKPGELTRDLRRLGTAGSVTSDAVDAVVSSNMLSVGIDVARLGLMLMVGQPKTTSEYIQATSRVGRGQARGVVVTLFRSNRPRDRSHFETFHSYHEALYRAVEPTSVTPWAVNSRHRSLAGAYTMLLRHWSSELRGDASALAFDLGKPHLAALAEGLAERLLAMVEFADADEVEAARLQLVDVAKEWSDRASERRSASEPLRYERTKTDEGLYKRFGQDGRGLTVMDSMRSVDASVPIEVREPGGTFNEAD is encoded by the coding sequence ATGACGAACCTCACGCAAGAGCAGCAGGCCGCACTCGACCACCTGAGATCGGCATACGTCGGGCCGGAGCAGGGCGATCGAGAGTTCCTTCGTGCTCGGCCCGACCTCCACTACGTGATCGGACACCTCTTCCCCAAGGAGACCCCGGTCGCGGACGCGCTTGAGCAATCGGACGTGGAAGCCGATGCCGATGCGAGCGCGGACGACGACGTGGCGAATCTCCGGCCCCAAGAGTGGAAGCCGAGCTCACTAGCGGTGTCCTTCGTCACCGATGCACCGCAACTCAAGGTGGATGTGGAGGTCGCGACCTACGATCGCGAGGAGGTCGACGCCATCAACGGGTGGCGGCGGCGCCCATGGAACGGCGCACCGGTGCGCGTCAGTGAAGCGCAGCCATCGGCGAGGCTCGACGTCGACGGGCGAACGGCGCGCATCGACTCCGTCTGGCGGGCGCATCCCCTCGGTCGCCTCGTGACCGTGTCCATTCGGAATGAGGAGCCCGAGCCTCCGGAGCCAGCAGACCTCGCCGCCTCGATGCTCTTCCAGGTGGCTCTTCGGGTACGACCCGAGGGTGGCGCGATCCTCGAGTACGTGAAAATGGCTGTGCGACTGCAGAATGACGAGGCTGAGGAACTGGCCCTGCGCTTCCGGTCGAAGCGACTCTTCGCGGTCGGACACGGCGTCGCGGTCGAGTGGGACCCGAGCGACGATGCTGATCGATGCTTCGAGGTCCGAACGTCTTCCCTTCCGTGGGACATCGTCCCGGCGATCCAGACGACCTCGTTCGATGCGGAGGATCCTCGCGCCGAGACCATGCGTCTCCAATTCCTCATGTCCGTCGAGTCGAGCACGGAGACCGTCCTCGCCACTCTTGGCTCGTTCGTCGACGCCTACGACGAGTGGTTGAAGGCGATCGGCCTGCGCATCTCCGCGCTGAGCGGTCCCCTGCAGCCTCCCGCACGACGAATCGAGCACCGCGCTGCGGCCACGTCCGCGCGGATGCGGGCTGGCATCGATGCGCTCCGCGATCCTCAGGTCGCCTTGGCCTTCTCCTTGGCCATGGAGGCGATGCGGCTGCAGATGATGCAATCCGCGACGGCCCAGGGCGTCATCGACCCGCGCGAACCATCATGGCGGCCCTTCCAGCTCGGCTTCATCCTGAGTGCCCTCGCCTCGACGATCGAGCCGTCGCACCCGGATCGAGACCTCGTTGATCTCATCTGGTTCCCGACCGGAGGCGGCAAGACGGAGGCGTATCTGGGTCTCGCAGCCATCGAGGTCGTGCTGCGGAGGCTCAGACACGGCGACGCCGGTGGTGGCACCGCTGTCATCACCCGCTACACCATGCGGCTCCTCACGGCGCAGCAGTTCCAGCGCACCGCGCTCCTCGTGTGCGCGCTGGAGCAGCTGCGAACTTCTCCGACCGGTCGCCTACGCGGCCTGGCTCCCTTCTCCATCGGACTGTGGGTGGGGAACGAGACGACGCCGGGCAGCCGCAAGGATGCGATCGCACGCCTCAAGGATCTCTACAAGGTGGACGACCCTCGAGAGGCCAACCCCTTCCAGGTCGAGGCATGCCCCTGGTGTGCTACACCCTTGCTTCCTGAGAAGCGAACGAGCGACACCGCGGCCTACGGCCCCGTCCAACATGGCGCTCGCGTCATCCTGCGCTGTCCGAGTGCCAACTGCGTCTTCCGCGATGGGCTCCCCATGGAGGTCGTCGACGAGGACATCTTCGAGCACCCGCCGACGATCGTGCTCGCCACCGTGGACAAGTTCGCGCGCTTCCAGTTCCAAGCCCGTGCATCACGGATCCTCGGCATCGACACCGGCTTCCTCCAGCCTTCGCTGGTGATCCAGGACGAGCTGCATCTTCTCTCAGGGCCCCTGGGAACGACGGTCGGCGTCTTCGAGTCAGCGATCCTCGCGCTGCTGGAGCAGAAGGGCTCCCGACCGAAGATCGTTGCGTCCACAGCGACGATCCGATCTGCAGAGGAACAGGTCGGCGGGCTCTACGCGAGGCGAGTGGCCCTCTATCCACCCGCGGGCATCGACGAGGATGACAACTTCTTCTCCGAGCAGGACTCGTCGGGCGAGGGCCGGCTGTACGTCGGGCTGATGCCGGTGTCGCTGCCGCAAGCGACGTCCCTCATCTCAACGATCACGCCCATGTTCGAGCTGCCGTTCGTGGTGACGGGCGACGATGCAGTGCCGTTCGACTCGTTCTGGACGCTGGTCGCGTACCACAACAGCCTTCGTGAGCTTGGACGAACCAGCAATCACATCGTCGACGACGTCGGCGCACGGTTGGCGTCGCGCGCCACCGAGCTCGGACTCCCGACGCGTGAGATTCGCGCCGACGGTCTCATCGAGCTCACGAGTCGGAAGAAGCCTGGGGAGCTGACACGAGACCTCCGCCGCCTCGGCACGGCTGGAAGCGTGACGAGCGACGCGGTGGACGCCGTCGTGTCCTCCAACATGCTCTCGGTCGGCATCGACGTTGCTCGCCTCGGCTTGATGCTCATGGTCGGACAGCCGAAGACGACATCGGAGTACATCCAGGCCACCAGCCGGGTGGGGCGTGGGCAGGCCCGCGGTGTCGTCGTGACGCTGTTCCGATCCAACCGTCCTCGAGACCGTTCGCACTTCGAGACCTTCCACTCGTATCACGAGGCGCTCTATCGCGCAGTCGAGCCGACGAGCGTCACTCCCTGGGCTGTGAACTCGCGTCATCGGTCGCTCGCTGGCGCGTACACGATGCTGCTCCGTCACTGGTCCAGCGAGCTTCGGGGCGACGCGAGCGCGCTTGCGTTCGATCTTGGAAAGCCGCATCTCGCGGCGCTTGCGGAAGGTCTCGCCGAGAGGCTTCTCGCCATGGTCGAGTTCGCGGACGCTGACGAGGTCGAGGCCGCTCGCCTCCAACTCGTCGACGTGGCGAAGGAATGGAGCGACCGCGCAAGCGAGCGGCGCAGCGCCTCCGAGCCTCTTCGGTATGAGCGCACCAAGACCGACGAAGGTCTCTACAAGCGCTTCGGTCAGGACGGCCGAGGCCTCACGGTCATGGACTCGATGCGGTCCGTCGACGCGTCAGTGCCGATCGAGGTACGTGAGCCTGGA
- a CDS encoding nuclease-related domain-containing DEAD/DEAH box helicase, with protein MLVFGSGEAAPRAQDLTGSERLLADLLRKMDRPNGLAIYSTSLRKARGKREAEADFIVLWDGAVLVLEVKGGTVGRDASGDWWLDSPPRPRRAIQPPMDQARVEMYALRDLIRDLDGIDLRDAMTYAVVTPYTQAPPEDVGWHPVQWIGSDTLRSTSLAEALDALAGSVRQRYPTDAPELQWLRERLTREFIGVANHRVAYDAVRDEQDRMTGDQARFFLAMRGVRRSMLLGGAGTGKSLMLVMAARQHSLAGRNVLVTCKSRSLLPMFESQLAGTPVVVAATGDLASLDAEFDVVLVDEAQDLMNEIDIGLIFSKVRGGYEDGEWTLALDPNNQAHVQGAFSGETYEQIADGHPSFPLTLNVRNTSEMVVAVQANLHADIGAPTIAHGRAIRWEDIDEHDDLEVRVQRIVASIATAVDVDSADEVVVISAAGPSESEPADTGRRQIAGVPYLAAHEAKGLEFDHVVVVDVPRRPTTADLAATYVAMTRARISLTVVLSAASRAWMRENAMEMLTKDRMEQAR; from the coding sequence GTGCTGGTCTTTGGCTCTGGGGAGGCAGCACCACGCGCTCAGGATCTCACCGGGAGTGAGCGCCTGCTGGCCGACCTTCTGCGAAAGATGGACCGGCCCAACGGCCTGGCCATCTACTCGACCTCGCTGCGCAAGGCGAGGGGCAAGCGCGAGGCAGAGGCGGACTTCATCGTCTTGTGGGATGGCGCCGTGCTGGTCCTGGAGGTCAAGGGCGGAACGGTTGGTCGCGATGCGAGCGGAGACTGGTGGCTGGATTCGCCGCCGCGGCCTCGACGCGCCATCCAGCCGCCGATGGATCAAGCCCGCGTCGAGATGTACGCGTTGCGCGATCTCATTCGTGACCTCGATGGCATCGACCTTCGCGATGCGATGACCTATGCCGTCGTCACGCCCTACACCCAGGCGCCGCCGGAGGACGTCGGATGGCATCCCGTCCAGTGGATTGGGTCCGACACTTTGCGGTCCACGAGCCTGGCCGAAGCGCTCGACGCGCTCGCTGGCAGCGTCCGGCAGCGATACCCGACGGATGCCCCCGAGCTGCAATGGCTCCGGGAGCGCCTCACGAGAGAGTTCATCGGCGTGGCTAACCACCGCGTTGCGTACGACGCCGTTCGCGACGAGCAGGATCGCATGACCGGCGACCAGGCCCGTTTCTTCCTTGCTATGCGAGGGGTGCGTCGTTCCATGCTCCTTGGAGGCGCCGGGACGGGCAAGTCGCTGATGCTCGTGATGGCGGCACGGCAGCACTCCCTCGCTGGCCGAAACGTGCTCGTGACGTGCAAGTCACGGTCATTGCTACCGATGTTCGAGAGTCAGCTCGCTGGGACACCCGTCGTCGTGGCAGCCACTGGCGACCTGGCGTCGCTGGATGCGGAGTTCGATGTCGTGCTGGTCGATGAGGCTCAGGACCTCATGAACGAGATCGACATAGGGCTCATCTTCTCGAAGGTCCGCGGCGGATATGAGGACGGCGAATGGACTCTCGCCCTGGATCCCAACAACCAAGCGCATGTCCAGGGCGCATTCTCGGGAGAGACCTACGAGCAGATCGCGGACGGACACCCGAGCTTCCCGCTCACGCTCAATGTCCGGAACACGAGCGAGATGGTCGTGGCGGTGCAGGCGAATCTCCACGCTGACATCGGCGCGCCGACCATCGCCCATGGGCGAGCCATCCGGTGGGAAGACATCGACGAGCACGACGATCTCGAAGTCCGCGTGCAGCGGATCGTCGCGTCGATCGCCACAGCAGTCGACGTCGACTCGGCCGACGAGGTCGTCGTGATCTCCGCCGCAGGACCGAGCGAGAGCGAGCCCGCGGACACCGGTCGTCGACAGATTGCTGGCGTGCCCTACCTGGCCGCACATGAGGCCAAGGGCCTCGAGTTCGACCACGTCGTGGTGGTCGACGTCCCACGTCGCCCCACGACAGCGGATCTCGCGGCGACGTACGTCGCGATGACAAGAGCACGCATCTCGTTGACGGTGGTGCTCTCGGCGGCTTCGAGGGCGTGGATGCGCGAGAACGCAATGGAGATGCTCACCAAGGACCGGATGGAGCAAGCGAGATGA